One genomic segment of Bacillota bacterium includes these proteins:
- a CDS encoding NUDIX domain-containing protein: MKKEVIDSCLCFVLSSDDYCLMLKRTRPPHQGLWNAPGGKLRPGEDSETACRRELLEETGLTPLVRPAGMLDCLDRLRPGWVYRLHLFTASHQRVTIDPSEEGEFAWLPLARVLAGKGFVHNIPLFLPAILTGQSIQARFNYAGSYLETYSVNFAAGGQGFPISTI; this comes from the coding sequence TGATGACTATTGCTTGATGTTGAAACGTACGCGTCCGCCCCATCAGGGTTTATGGAATGCTCCCGGCGGAAAACTGCGCCCCGGGGAAGATTCGGAAACAGCTTGCAGGCGGGAGCTCTTGGAAGAAACCGGATTAACACCCCTGGTGCGACCAGCCGGGATGCTGGACTGCCTGGACCGGCTGCGCCCGGGCTGGGTATATCGGCTCCATCTGTTTACTGCAAGTCATCAGCGTGTGACGATTGACCCAAGTGAGGAAGGGGAGTTCGCCTGGCTGCCCCTTGCCCGGGTCCTAGCGGGCAAAGGATTTGTGCATAACATACCCCTGTTCCTACCGGCGATTCTCACAGGTCAGAGTATCCAAGCCCGATTTAACTATGCTGGCAGCTATTTAGAAACGTATTCGGTGAATTTTGCTGCCGGTGGGCAAGGTTTCCCTATATCGACAATATAG
- a CDS encoding ATP-dependent protease, with protein sequence MCLSRKQFRVDPEKLRRQCDPASFAFDTTADLTGVKDIVGQARVVRAMEFGLNIQRTGYNIFMVGLSGTGRTTYARKAVQQRSQKRPVPADWCYVYNFANPSQPQALSLPGGKGREFKHDIEELEAALREEIPKAFDGDEYEQQKNVIVQHFQKQRATLLENLTEKARSKGFSLKTTNSGFVTVPIVDEREVAQEDYAKLDPDQQREIEERSQQLRMEASEIMRRINQEERQAREKIRELDYNFGLSAVGHFIEDLQKKYADFPRIVSYLTDFKENVLDNLDEFKGSESEEQTPLALLKLQKPNDRRYQVNLVVDNSETQGAPVVEETNPTWYNLLGRVEYQNEMGSFVTDFTKIKAGAFHRANGGYLIIQAMDLLTNPLSWQALKRVLKNQEISVESIADQYSSLALSTLRPEPIPLTVKVILIGNPHLYHLLYNHDEDFRKLFKVKVDFNDDMNRTADNEEQLAQFVASQCEREYLLHFRREAVARVVEYSSRLAAHQDRLSTHFNELGELLYEADAWASKEEAEDVKPEHVDRAVAEKRYRSNRYQEFRQRLVAEGKLFISTKGEAVGQINGLSVLATGDFQFGVPSRITANTFAGRGGITNIEREIQLSGHIHSKGVLTLAGYLGQRFAQNRPLSLSASITFEQLYSGVEGDSASSAELFALISSLSGVPISQALAVTGSVNQKGEIQPVGGINEKIEGFYATCKLLGLSGTQGVIIPRANISDLMLDNEVLDAVKAGNFHVYAIGTVEEGLEILTGLDAGAADNRGEYPQNSIFGRVAETLQRFAANQTKKQEKDE encoded by the coding sequence TTGTGTTTGAGTCGAAAACAGTTTCGGGTTGACCCGGAAAAATTACGCAGACAATGTGATCCGGCCAGTTTCGCCTTTGATACCACAGCTGATCTCACCGGGGTTAAGGACATTGTCGGGCAGGCCAGGGTGGTGAGGGCCATGGAGTTTGGCCTCAATATTCAGCGGACAGGATATAATATTTTCATGGTCGGCCTCAGTGGTACCGGTCGGACTACTTACGCCCGCAAGGCTGTCCAGCAGCGCTCACAAAAACGTCCGGTGCCGGCGGACTGGTGTTATGTATATAACTTTGCCAACCCCAGCCAGCCCCAGGCCTTGTCCCTGCCCGGTGGCAAGGGGCGGGAATTCAAGCACGATATAGAAGAGTTAGAGGCAGCTCTCCGGGAGGAGATACCGAAAGCTTTTGACGGTGACGAATATGAACAGCAAAAGAATGTCATTGTCCAACATTTTCAGAAGCAGCGTGCGACCCTACTGGAGAACCTGACCGAAAAGGCACGGAGCAAGGGTTTTTCCTTAAAGACCACCAATTCCGGATTCGTGACAGTGCCGATTGTCGATGAACGGGAGGTTGCCCAGGAAGATTATGCCAAGCTGGACCCGGACCAGCAGCGGGAGATTGAGGAACGCTCCCAGCAATTGCGCATGGAAGCTTCGGAAATCATGCGCCGGATAAACCAGGAAGAGCGGCAGGCCCGGGAAAAAATCCGTGAGTTGGATTATAACTTTGGCTTGTCAGCTGTGGGACATTTTATTGAGGATTTACAGAAAAAATACGCCGATTTCCCCAGGATTGTCAGCTACCTTACGGACTTTAAGGAAAATGTGCTGGATAACCTGGATGAATTCAAGGGCTCCGAAAGTGAAGAGCAGACACCGCTGGCGCTTTTGAAACTGCAGAAACCCAACGACCGCCGTTACCAGGTAAATTTGGTTGTTGACAACAGCGAAACCCAGGGTGCGCCGGTGGTGGAAGAAACCAACCCCACTTGGTACAATCTCCTGGGCCGTGTGGAGTATCAGAACGAGATGGGCAGTTTCGTCACCGATTTCACCAAAATTAAAGCCGGGGCCTTTCACAGGGCCAACGGCGGCTATCTTATAATCCAGGCCATGGATTTGCTCACCAATCCGCTGTCCTGGCAGGCCCTGAAGCGGGTATTAAAAAATCAGGAGATTAGTGTCGAAAGCATTGCCGATCAGTATTCTTCACTGGCTTTGTCTACACTGAGGCCGGAGCCAATTCCCCTGACGGTCAAGGTAATTCTGATTGGAAATCCCCACCTCTACCATTTGTTATACAATCATGATGAGGACTTTCGCAAGCTGTTTAAAGTCAAAGTTGACTTCAATGACGATATGAATCGGACGGCAGACAACGAAGAGCAGTTAGCCCAGTTTGTGGCCAGTCAATGTGAGCGGGAATATTTGCTTCATTTCCGCCGGGAGGCAGTGGCCCGGGTTGTTGAATACAGTTCCCGGCTGGCCGCCCACCAGGACCGGCTCAGCACCCATTTCAATGAGCTGGGAGAATTACTCTATGAGGCTGATGCCTGGGCGAGCAAAGAAGAAGCTGAGGATGTAAAACCCGAACATGTTGATCGGGCGGTGGCGGAAAAACGGTACCGCTCAAATCGCTATCAGGAATTCCGTCAACGACTTGTGGCAGAGGGGAAATTATTTATTAGCACCAAGGGGGAGGCCGTGGGACAGATTAATGGGCTTTCGGTGCTAGCCACCGGTGATTTTCAGTTTGGAGTCCCTTCCCGAATTACAGCCAACACGTTCGCCGGCCGGGGCGGGATTACCAATATCGAGCGGGAAATTCAACTCAGTGGCCATATTCATAGCAAAGGCGTTCTCACCTTGGCTGGATATCTGGGGCAGCGTTTTGCCCAAAACCGGCCATTGTCCCTATCGGCCAGCATAACATTTGAGCAGCTGTACAGTGGTGTGGAGGGGGACAGCGCTTCCAGCGCCGAACTGTTTGCCCTGATTTCCAGTTTGTCGGGAGTACCAATAAGTCAGGCGTTGGCGGTTACCGGGTCCGTTAATCAAAAGGGCGAGATTCAACCAGTGGGCGGTATTAATGAGAAAATCGAAGGCTTTTATGCCACCTGTAAATTGTTAGGGTTGTCTGGTACCCAGGGTGTGATAATTCCCCGGGCAAATATCAGCGATTTGATGCTGGACAATGAGGTTTTGGACGCCGTTAAGGCAGGCAATTTCCACGTTTATGCCATTGGTACTGTTGAAGAAGGTCTGGAGATTCTCACCGGTCTTGACGCCGGGGCCGCCGACAATCGGGGCGAGTATCCTCAGAATAGTATTTTTGGTCGCGTGGCCGAAACATTACAACGTTTTGCTGCAAACCAAACAAAAAAACAGGAAAAAGATGAATAA